A genome region from Nicotiana tabacum cultivar K326 chromosome 13, ASM71507v2, whole genome shotgun sequence includes the following:
- the LOC107801843 gene encoding cytochrome b561 and DOMON domain-containing protein At5g47530, which translates to MLRVFLISCILFSLFVSSTYAQSCTKYNFTSNQIFTSCSDLPYLNSFLHWNYDPSSKTAKIAFRHTKIASSRWVAWAINPTAQGMVGSQALVAYQKSDGKMRVYTSPVTSYQTQLQEGNLSFPVSDLSATYSNNEIAIFATLKLDKFNSTIVNQVWQEGPVSGDSPAMHDTSGVNVQSAGALSLLSGQSKTTTTGAASSQFNKKNLHGLLNAVSWGIMMPIGILFARYLKVFSDPAWFYLHSIWQITAYVIGVAGWATGLQLGSESPGIKFTVHRTIGIVLFSLATLQASAMLLRPKRDHKHRIYWNIYHRSVGYSIVVLGIFNIFKGLNILNPENKWRIAYIGTLIGLGIIAAFLEVITWCVVIKRNKSVTTVEKNTQGQGLYETNGYNNGYGNGTTRIHYRV; encoded by the exons ATGTTAAGAGTTTTCTTGATTTCATGTATTCTGTTTTCTCTGTTTGTGTCATCCACATATGCTCAATCATGCACAAAGTACAACTTTACAAGCAACCAAATCTTCACTTCATGCAGTGATTTACCTTACTTGAACTCATTCCTTCACTGGAATTATGATCCTTCTTCAAAAACTGCGAAAATCGCCTTTCGACACACTAAAATTGCCTCCTCAAGATGGGTAGCATGGGCTATAAATCCAACAGCTCAAGGCATGGTTGGTTCACAAGCATTAGTTGCATATCAAAAATCAGATGGAAAAATGAGAGTTTACACATCTCCTGTCACAAGTTATCAAACACAGTTACAAGAAGGGAATCTGAGTTTTCCTGTCTCTGATTTATCAGCTACATATTCGAATAACGAAATCGCGATTTTTGCTACATTAAAACTTGATAAGTTTAACTCTACAATTGTGAACCAAGTATGGCAAGAAGGTCCAGTTTCAGGAGATTCTCCTGCAATGCATGATACTTCTGGTGTTAATGTTCAATCTGCTGGAGCTCTTAGCCTTCTTTCTGGACAATCTAAAACTACTACTACTGGAGCTGCAAGCTCACAATTTAACAAGAAAAAT CTTCATGGACTGCTAAATGCAGTGAGTTGGGGGATCATGATGCCTATAGGGATCCTATTTGCAAGGTATTTAAAGGTGTTTTCAGATCCTGCATGGTTTTACCTACACTCAATTTGGCAAATCACAGCTTATGTTATTGGTGTTGCTGGTTGGGCTACTGGTCTTCAACTGGGGAGTGAGTCCCCTGGTATTAAATTTACTGTCCACAGAACCATTGGGATTGTCCTGTTTTCCCTTGCTACCCTTCAG GCTTCTGCTATGCTGCTAAGGCCAAAAAGGGATCACAAACACAGGATCTACTGGAACATTTACCACAGATCAGTTGGATACTCAATTGTTGTCCTTGGAATCTTCAACATATTCAAAGGTTTGAACATATTGAATCCTGAGAACAAATGGAGAATAGCTTATATTGGAACATTAATTGGTTTAGGAATCATTGCTGCATTCTTGGAAGTTATTACATGGTGTGTGGTTATAAAGAGAAATAAATCTGTTACTACTGTTGAGAAGAATACACAAGGACAAGGTTTATATGAAACAAATGGCTATAATAATGGCTATGGAAATGGAACTACTAGGATACATTACAGAGTTTAG